A genomic window from Brassica oleracea var. oleracea cultivar TO1000 chromosome C8, BOL, whole genome shotgun sequence includes:
- the LOC106307753 gene encoding probable receptor-like protein kinase At1g11050, which translates to MAKPNLRYLLPLLFAIVNLSASAPSPPPSQTCPLDFSHVTRIPWNTTDCQTYDRSVERKNSCCQSVLTLVGIPLAHRLKQTSNFRLPNLATSVSCLNDLEKNLESLSLPPNLTSLCFDPNQFVINNETCAGIQTTNDWISRLGSKTALDSACATGLTDLTRCDACVAAGFRVQTQLISLDGNSSHGVYCYHFAVLYAAGIVNKNGPEGDDALSCLFSLSLRTPLSSKKKNHKVVALVLGLTGAGLAVMAITGLYLRFGRVVKRGEVGWEEQESRPKWRPNTGSIWFKIEDLEKATNSFSQKNFIGRGGFGFVYKGVLPDGSVIAVKKVIESEFQGDAEFRNEVEIISNLKHRNLVPLRGCSMVDDESGSQRYLVYDYMSNGNLDDHLLSNKTPLTWPQRKSIILDVAKGLAYLHYGVKPAIYHRDIKGTNILLDVEMRGRVADFGLAKQSREGESHLTTRVAGTHGYLAPEYALYGQLTEKSDVYSFGVVVLEIMCGRKALDLSTSGSPNTFLITDWAWSLVKAGRTEEALASALLRDEGSGMSNPKGIMERFLQVGILCAHVLVALRPTILDALRMLEGDIEVPPIPDRPVPLAHPSYRIDGNGITLSPALSGLQIHSGDMLR; encoded by the coding sequence ATGGCGAAACCAAACCTCCGTTACCTCCTTCCCCTCCTCTTCGCCATAGTCAATCTCTCAGCCTCCGCTCCATCTCCGCCACCGTCGCAGACTTGTCCTTTAGACTTCAGCCACGTCACGAGGATCCCATGGAACACAACCGACTGCCAAACCTACGACAGATCAGTCGAGAGAAAAAACAGCTGCTGCCAATCAGTTTTAACCCTTGTCGGAATCCCTCTCGCTCACCGTCTCAAACAAACATCGAACTTCCGTCTCCCCAACCTCGCCACCTCCGTCTCCTGCCTCAACGACCTCGAGAAAAACCTCGAGTCTCTCTCCCTCCCTCCCAACCTCACCTCCCTCTGCTTCGACCCCAACCAGTTCGTCATCAACAACGAGACTTGCGCCGGAATCCAAACCACCAATGACTGGATCTCCCGCCTCGGTTCCAAGACGGCGCTCGACTCCGCCTGCGCCACCGGCCTGACCGATCTCACCCGCTGCGACGCTTGCGTCGCAGCAGGCTTTCGCGTTCAGACGCAGCTGATCAGTTTGGACGGTAACAGCTCTCACGGTGTTTACTGTTACCATTTCGCTGTCCTCTACGCTGCTGGCATCGTTAACAAGAACGGGCCCGAGGGGGATGACGCTTTGTCTTGTCTCTTCTCCTTGAGCTTGAGAACTCCTTTGAGCTCTAAGAAGAAGAATCATAAAGTGGTGGCGCTTGTTTTAGGCTTAACCGGAGCTGGCCTGGCGGTTATGGCGATTACCGGTTTGTATCTCCGGTTCGGTAGAGTTGTTAAAAGAGGAGAGGTCGGTTGGGAGGAGCAAGAGTCTAGACCGAAGTGGAGACCGAACACCGGTTCGATCTGGTTCAAAATCGAGGACCTCGAGAAGGCTACCAACAGCTTCTCCCAGAAGAATTTCATCGGTCGAGGCGGGTTCGGTTTCGTCTACAAGGGGGTGTTACCGGATGGTTCGGTTATCGCGGTTAAGAAGGTGATAGAATCAGAGTTTCAAGGTGATGCGGAGTTTCGTAACGAAGTTGAGATTATTAGCAACTTGAAACATAGGAACCTGGTCCCACTCAGAGGTTGTAGTATGGTTGATGACGAGAGTGGGAGTCAGAGATATCTTGTTTATGATTACATGTCTAACGGGAATCTTGACGATCACTTGCTTAGTAACAAGACGCCGTTGACATGGCCGCAGAGGAAGAGTATTATTCTCGATGTAGCTAAAGGGCTTGCTTACTTGCATTACGGAGTTAAACCGGCTATATACCACCGTGACATTAAAGGTACAAACATATTGCTAGACGTCGAAATGAGAGGGAGGGTTGCGGATTTCGGTTTAGCTAAGCAGAGTAGAGAAGGGGAGTCTCATCTCACCACCAGAGTGGCCGGTACGCACGGTTATTTGGCTCCGGAGTACGCGTTGTACGGTCAGCTAACCGAGAAGAGCGACGTGTATAGCTTCGGGGTTGTTGTGTTGGAGATAATGTGCGGAAGGAAAGCTCTCGATCTGTCTACTTCCGGATCGCCAAACACGTTTCTGATAACGGATTGGGCTTGGTCGTTGGTGAAGGCAGGGAGAACAGAGGAAGCTCTTGCGTCGGCTTTGTTGAGAGACGAAGGCTCGGGGATGTCGAATCCGAAAGGGATCATGGAGAGGTTCTTGCAAGTTGGGATCTTATGCGCTCATGTTTTGGTTGCTTTGAGGCCGACGATATTGGATGCGTTGAGAATGCTTGAAGGAGACATCGAAGTTCCTCCCATTCCTGACCGACCAGTCCCGCTCGCGCATCCTTCGTACCGCATCGATGGGAACGGTATCACTTTATCGCCTGCGCTTAGCGGGTTACAAATACACTCCGGAGATATGCTTAGATAA